Within the Terriglobales bacterium genome, the region AGAGATCGCAGAGAACAGCGAACTCATGGACGGGCCGGCTACATACTCCTCCTGATTCCTCTGCGTCCTCTGCGTCCTCGGCGGTAATCATTTACACTTCTTCTCGTGCTTGCCGAGATCATCGCCGTGGGCAGCGAGCTGCTCACGCCCTTCCGCCAGGACACCAACTCGCTCTATCTTACCGGGCAACTCAACCAGTTGGGCGTGGAGGTGGGCTTCAAGACGGTGGTGGGAGACCGCCGCGAGCATCTGGTGGAGGCAGCGCGCATCGCGCTGGGGCGCGCCGACCTGGCGATCTTCATGGGCGGGCTGGGCCCGACCGAGGACGACCTCACGCGTGAGGCGGTGGCCGCGGCGCTGGGCCGCGAGCTCAAGCGCGATCCCGACCTGGTGGCGCAGCTCTACGCGCGCTTCGCCTCGCGGCGCATGAAGATGCCGGAGAACAACGTGCGCCAGGCGGAGGTGATCGCGGGCGCCGCCGTCCTCGACAATCCCAAGGGCACCGCGCCCGGCCAGTGGCTGGAATTGGATCAGGAAGGCGCGAAGAAGATCGTCATCCTGCTGCCGGGGCCGCCCTGGGAACTGACCGCGACCTTCGAGGAGCAGTGTCTGCCGCGGCTGCGGCAGGCGGTGCCGCCGCAGTTCCTGGCCACGCGCGTGCTCAAGGTGGCCATGGCGCCGGAGTCCACGCTGGACGCGCGCATCGCCCCCATCTACAAGCAGCACGCGGCGGTGGAGACCACCATCCTGGCGGGCGCGGGCGAGGTGCAGATCCACCTGCACGCGCAAGCCGAGTCACAGGAGGCGGCGCAGAAGGCGGTCGACAAGCTGGCCGAGGCGCTGGAAGACGAGCTGGACGAATTGGTGTTCTCGCGCGGCGGCGAGTCGCTGGAGCAGATCGTCGCCTACTACCTGGAGATGCGCGGGGCGACCATCGCGGTGGCGGAGTCGTGCACCGGCGGGCTGCTGGGGGAGCGGCTGACTTCGATCAGCGGGGCCTCGCGCTACTTCCTGGGCGGCGCCATCGTCTACACCAACGACCTGAAGAGCGCGCTGCTGGAGGTGCCGCCGCTGCTGATCGCGGAGAAGGGCGCGGTCAGCCGCGAGGTGGCCATCGCCATGGCGGAGGGCATCCGCAAGCAGTGCAAGTCCACGTTGGGGGTGGGCATCACCGGCATCGCCGGGCCCACCGGCGGCAGCGAGGAGAAGCCGGTGGGGCTCGTCTACCACGCGCTGGCGGACGGGCGGAAGACCGAGGTCATTGAGCGGCGCTATCCCGGGGACCGGGAGCGGGTGCGTTGGTTCGCCAGCCAGCAGGCTCTGGATATGGTGCGAAGGAAGCTAATCTGAATTGCAGGTTGAAGATTTCAGATTGCAGATTGAAAGACGCGGCTGATCGGCCTTGCAATCTGCAATCTAAGATCTGAAATCTGCAATGCGTACTTTCGTCGCAGTCGATATTCCTGAAGAGGT harbors:
- a CDS encoding competence/damage-inducible protein A, whose product is MLAEIIAVGSELLTPFRQDTNSLYLTGQLNQLGVEVGFKTVVGDRREHLVEAARIALGRADLAIFMGGLGPTEDDLTREAVAAALGRELKRDPDLVAQLYARFASRRMKMPENNVRQAEVIAGAAVLDNPKGTAPGQWLELDQEGAKKIVILLPGPPWELTATFEEQCLPRLRQAVPPQFLATRVLKVAMAPESTLDARIAPIYKQHAAVETTILAGAGEVQIHLHAQAESQEAAQKAVDKLAEALEDELDELVFSRGGESLEQIVAYYLEMRGATIAVAESCTGGLLGERLTSISGASRYFLGGAIVYTNDLKSALLEVPPLLIAEKGAVSREVAIAMAEGIRKQCKSTLGVGITGIAGPTGGSEEKPVGLVYHALADGRKTEVIERRYPGDRERVRWFASQQALDMVRRKLI